In Dama dama isolate Ldn47 chromosome 10, ASM3311817v1, whole genome shotgun sequence, the sequence TTAggagcaagggcttctcattgtggtggcttctcttgttgcagagcacaggctctagagctcaggcttaattgctctgcagcatgtggggtcttcccagatgggggatcaaacctgtgctggcaggcggagtctttcgccctgagcccccagggcagcccccaCTGCTCTTCTGAAGACGACATTTGATAATCCTGCCCACAGGTCCGACTGCCCCTTCCCTCCAGTTACTGTGCGGGGCTGGGGAGACTCCCCTTCATCCCCAGTCACTTTCCTCTCGCTGTGCTGCAGTTGCTCTACTTAAAATCAAATGAACCACCCACCAAAGGCCACTACAAAGGGGAAGACCAGTGCTGAGCGTCCTAGAAGGACGACACCCCAGTACTTCTGATATTGGCTTGTACATCCCAGAGGCACTTCTCTTCCTTTGGAAAAAAGCCAGAAACTACAAACAAGAGTTTTACACTGATGATCTGTGGGAGCAGATATCTAAAGCCTCTCCCCAAAGAATTTTGAAATTCGGATGTTTTAACCTTAGGGCTTCTTTAGCACAGGATTTTttggcgttttttttttttttttaaagcaggggtccccaacctctgggatctaatggctgatgatctgaggtggagctgatataatcataatagaaataaagtgagcaataaatgtaatgtgcttgaatcatccagaaaccaTCTCTCTGCCCCCCTTTTTAACCTCGGCCCTGGTCCTGGTCTTCctcaaaactggtccctggtgccaaaaaggttggggaccgttCTTTTAAAGAAGACATGATTTGTTAAAATGAGACATCTTTCTCAAATATGCACACTCCTAGGTGTATATGTGTCATCTTCCTGAGAGGCAACGTAATGCACTCGCTATGGCTCCCAAAGGCCTGTAAGTTAGATTCCTGCGTAACTTCAGCTAAATTATTTAGCTTCTCTGAGACTCAGCCTTCTCaaagataaattaggaatattCCAAGGCTTCACTGAGTTGTTAGAGTTTTGAAATGATAAaaagcacctagcacagtgcctgcaaTGAAGAATCTGCTTAATAAATGAGatttctctcttgtttttcatATTGTTCTGCAGAGATTCCAAAAAGCATGTTGTGTGTCAGTGAGCTTCACATCTTTATACTGACGAGGACAAAGAAAGAgataagaagaggagaaaagtaaAAGCAGAATGCTTTATCCAAATGATTTATGATTTATCTGGATAAATGATTGATGATTTATCCAGGGCTCTACTGGTTGTGAATTAATTTTTCACAAAGCAACTTAATACAACATTCATGAATTTTGCTACATGGTTGATCATTTAAACTAGGATGAAACATTCAGGTTTAGCTAGTTAGTATGTTTTATTATGGAggctgaagaacatgaaaaccaTTTGCAGTGTAAAGAATCACTTTTTAAGAGATGCAGAATAAAAGTGACTTCTAAGATATACAGCTAGAAGCCAAAGCAAAGGCTTTGAAGGCcaagaaagcagtgttgaaaggtGTCCACagccacaagaaaaagaagatccGGAGGTCACCCACCTTCCAGCGGCCCAAAACACTGCGACTCAGGAGGCAGCCCAAATATCCTCGGAAGAGCGCCCCTAGGAGAAACAAACTTGACCACTATGCCATCATCAAACTCCCCCTCACCATCCAGTCAGccatgaagaaaacagaagacaacAATACACTGGTATTCATTGTGGATGTCAAGGCCAACAAGCACCAAACTAGACAGGCTGTGAAGAAGCTCTATGACATTGACGTGGCTAAGGTCAATACTCTGATCAGGCCTGATGGAGAGAAGAAGGCATATGTTCGACTGGCTCCTGACTATGATGCTTTGGATGCTGCCAACAAAATTGGGATCATCTAAACTGAGTCCAGCTGGCTAATTccaaatataaaagttttcactatgtaaaaaaaataaaataaaataagatatacaGCTAAATGAGAAAAGGAAGGTGGGGGAAAGTATGTGTGGTCCATTATCATCTAACAAAAAggttttatatataattaattaaatCCTGGAGTTTAACTGGATTGGAAATATcactataaatttatttatttatttatttatttttaataaatttatcttaaaagcaaaaaaggaaaggaaggcgGGAAGGTTTCTCTTTACATTTAAGAAGTTTATAAACAATGACAAATCTAATATCAATAAACACCCTTAGAAACCAAATTATGGTTTTTAAATACAATTTCCAATCAAAAGGAACAGGGCCCttaagaaatggctgattctactgcctgcaatgcaggatacctgggttcaattcctgggttgagaagatcccctagaggaggaaatggctactctctccagcattcttgcctggagtattccatggacgtAAggccctggcgggctatagtctatggggtccccACAGAGttgggatacaactgagcaactaacactttcactttttcactttcaaataccCTGCAAAAAAAGAACCGTTTAGTATTGGCTGGActatggacatggatttgatagctctctctctctttttttaatggcagCTGTGATACAAACTCCAGGACACCCACCCAGCCAAAGAGCCAAAAAATAGTTCCTGTAACATTCCACCTTCCTCCATATAGTCCCTGTTGGAAACCTGCCACCATCCTTGGGGACTTCAAGCTAACAAAATTATAAGTGTTGTTAGGTATTCATGTAAGAGCTCTTGCTGCAGCATGGATAGCTGTGATCAGTGAGTCAACTGTCCGTGGCTACCAGTTATGCCAAGATTGTAACAGCATTTTTACTTTCTACACGACAAAGAAGTTTTGCAAATAAAATCTtaacactttgaaaaaaaaataaagaaatggctgattccaaaCATAAGGTAGAAAATGTATAAGAAGAGCCTGGAATATCTTCTTAAGAATATCAGAGGTTAAAGAAGCTACTAACAACTATTGGGATTGCAATAGAAGACTCAAGAGACAACTGGAAATGGCTCTCACCAGTCAGGAACAAGATAATCTGAGCAACAAAAAGAACAGTAACtgtaacatattaaaatatataaaatacatattttatatgtatttgattcaaacaaaaaaaacaccattGCTCACCCTTGAAAGGTGCCAGGAAATCAAATTTTTCTGAAAACTAGTTTTAAAAAGGTGTGTTGGATGAAAAGATTAAATCattcattctgcttttttttttttttggctgcactccaTGACATATGAGATCTCAATGAAGGATCGACCCTCAGGCCCTGTActggaagggtggagtcttaaccaatgaaccatcagggaagccccattctgcTTCTTCTATATGAACTATATCTGCAGGTAACCAAATAGATGATAAgagatttttcattttaagtaaGAGCATCTGGGACAATAAATGAAGAAGTAACAAGCTATATTATTACTTTGCAACctttaatgaaataatgaatcTAGCCATTGATCACTAACAGCTACTAAAAATCATCAGATAAAAAACTGATAGGGGAACTTCATATTAGATGAACCAGGCCAGCAACATCTGAACCCACGTGAGCGATCTCATCACAAAAGGACAGAAAAGTAGACTTTTTGTGCCACCCAATGTAACGCAACAGGAAATACACAACACCATCTAGGAACTAGTCTTGCCATTCAGTTCAGCCCTGAATCTGATCAAGTTTATAGATCTAACTACCAGTTGATTATAAACACAGTAGTCAGGTAACACGTTACACAATCTTACAAGAATGTTCCAGAATATGGGAACTTCTACAGAGCAAACAACCTGGTATTTTAAAATCTACCGCAAAGTTACAGCGGGTACGGGAAAAGGAGAGGAGGATTCAGAGATTAAGAAAGAAATGTGGGATACATGCTAATCACAGAGCTCTAGCCACTCCCGAGCCTTCACACATTTCTCCAGCTGCAAGTGTGCAGATTTGTTCAACCCAGCCTTCATCACCTGGGCATTGGGATATttcctcatggttttgaacatgaTGTTTATTTGTGTAACTAAGTTCACCTGAATCTCAAGAATTTTGGCTTAGGCAAGTAATTTCTGTGTAAGTATCAGTGATTTCATCTTAATAAAGTCCAGtgatcagcaaaaaaaaagaaaagaaaagaaagaaatgtgacccATCAATCAAATGTAATACATGAACTTGTTTAGAAACTGGAGgtcaaacaaaacaattattttttaaaaaaatctgtgaacaaaaagtctgagacttccctggtggtccagtggttaagaacctgcccaccaatccaggggacacaggattgatccctggtctggaaagatcccacatgccacagagcaactaagcctgcatgtggCAATTACTGAGCCCGAGTGTTTTAACTACCGAAGcctgtgcgccctagagccctagctctgcaacaagggaagccacacaATGAGACGCCGTGCACAGCAACGagggagcagcccccactcaccaccacTAGAGAAAGACCGCACAGCAAAGAGCAGccggcatggccaaaaacaaacaatgtgaaaaacaaaagaaatctgaACACTGGATCTCTGATACTGAAGAGTCATTATTAATGTTCTAATGTGGGAGGAGTATTATAGCTTTGTTTAAAAATGGTTGCTCATCTTttagatacatacatatgtagGCTCATGAAATCATTTGCTGTCTACGACTTATTACAAAATTACCTGaaatggagagggagagaaagagtacTAATTAAGCAGGACTGGCCATATGTTGATTATTGACACTTTGTGGTAGCTAGATGCTCATTCATGATGTTATTTTCTCTACTTctgtatatatttgaaatttttctgtaaTGAAAAGTTTCAGGATTCATTAAAGCAGAAATTCAAAAGAACCTCTCTTCTGTTTCTGAGGATATCACTTTTAAGTGAAAAGACACAAGCTCTTGGATGTTTTCTTAGATGTGTGGTGATTACAGTTAAGACAATAGTCccagaacttccctggcggtccagtggttaagaatctgctttctacaaaaatatacaaaggagaaaagacaaactctttaacaagtggtgctgggaaaactggccaaccacctgtaaaagaaagaaattagaacactttctaacaccatacacaaaaataaactcaaaatggattaaagatctaaatgtaagaccagaaactataaaactcctagaggaaaacataggcaaaacactctgacataaatcacaacaagatcctctatgatccacctcccagagtaatggaaatacaaacaaaaataaataaatgggacctaattaaacttaaaagcttttgcacaacgaaggaaactataagcaaggtgaagacagccttcagaatgggagaaaataatagcaaacaaagcagctgacaaagaatctcaaaaatatacaagcagctcatgcagctcaatgccagaaaaataaacgacccaatcaaaaaacaggccaaagaactaaacagacatttctccaaagaagacatacagatggctaacaaacacatgaaaagatgctcaacatcactcattaccagagaaatgcaaatcaaaaccacaatgaggtaccatctcacaccggtcagaatggctgctatcaaaaagtctacaaaaaataaatgctggagagggtgtggagaaaagggaaccctcttacactgttggtgggaatgcaaactagtacagccactatggagaacagtgtggagattcctttaaaaaatagaaatagaactgcccactgctgggcacacacacaccaaggaaaccagaactgaaagagacacagataccccaaagttcatcacagcactgtttacaagctaggacatggaagcaacctagatgcccatcggcagatgaatggataagaaagctgtggtacctatacacaatggaatatta encodes:
- the LOC133063923 gene encoding large ribosomal subunit protein uL23-like, with protein sequence MHSLWLPKAYIQLEAKAKALKAKKAVLKGVHSHKKKKIRRSPTFQRPKTLRLRRQPKYPRKSAPRRNKLDHYAIIKLPLTIQSAMKKTEDNNTLVFIVDVKANKHQTRQAVKKLYDIDVAKVNTLIRPDGEKKAYVRLAPDYDALDAANKIGII